AAGGCCTTTCTAATGAAGTAGCCCCCAAAGGTGTCCGGGTACTTACAGTATCTGCCGGATTTATCCAAACCACAGCTGCGGAGCGCATGATTGACCGCCTTGCCGAAAATTCCGGCAGTACCCACGAAGCAGCATTAAATGAATTGATGGCAGCTTTGGGTGGAATTCCTATGGGAAGGCCTGCACAGCCTGAAGAAGTAGCTGAACTGGTCGGCATTCTTGTTTCGCCAAGAGCCGCTTACCTCACCGGTGCTAATTATACTATAGACGGAGGTACTATCCCAACACTATAATTTTAGCGGTTTTCCCATAAAAATGGCTTTAATAAATGCTTATTCAACAAAGAGCATGTGGAATGTTATAGTACTTTAATAAAGGCTTTAGATTTTATTATCATCAGTTTTTACTGTCAATCACCGATAAAAATTAAATATTGTATATTTTTATAAATAAAATTTAATTAATTTCGCAACTTAAAACCACATTCAAACATATATATTATGAATACAAAAGTTGTTATCGTATCGGCTGCAAGAACACCAATTGGAAGTTTTATGGGAGCTTTATCTACTGTTTCTGCTCCACAACTGGGCGCTGCAGCGATTAAAGGTGCGTTAGGAAAAATTAATTTAGATATCAACCTGGTAGACGAAGTTATCATGGGTAACGTAGTCCAGGCTGGTGTTGGACAGGCTCCGGCCCGTCAGGCAGCACGTTTTGCAGGATTACCGGATTCTGTAATCGCTACAACAGTAAATAAAGTTTGTGCTTCCGGAATGAAAGCCGTATCACAGGGCGTACAGGCAATTTTAAGCGGTGACGCTGAAATTGTAATTGCTGGTGGAATGGAAAACATGAGCATGATCCCTCATTATGTACACATGAGAAACGGGAACAAATTTGGTCCTGCGACAATGATTGACGGTATGCAAAAAGATGGCCTTACGGATGCTTATGACAATAATGCCATGGGAGTATGTGCCGACTTATGTGCTACAGAATATAAAATTACAAGAGAAGAGCAGGATGCCAATGCAATCCAGTCTTATGAGCGCGCTGCAAAAGCATGGGAAGCAGGAAAATTTGATAACGAGGTAGTACCGGTAGCGGTGCCACAACGCAAAGGAGATCCGATAATGGTAACCCGCGATGAGGAATATACCAATGTAAAATTGGATAAAATTCCTGCATTAAACCCTGTCTTTACTAAAGACGGTACAGTAACAGCTGCCAATGCTTCTACAATCAATGACGGTGCAGGTGCTGTCATCCTGATGACTGAAGAAAAAGCAAAAGCATTGGGACTACAACCATTGGCTTATATCACAGGATATGCTGATGCAGAACAGGAGCCAAAATGGTTTACAACTTCTCCATCAAAAGCATTACCAAAAGCACTTAAAAAAGCAGGTGTAGCTATCGAAGATGTAGATTTCTTCGAATTCAACGAGGCTTTCGCAGTAGTAGGGATTGCTAATGCTAAAATCCTTGGATTGAATGACAGCAAAATCAACGTTAACGGAGGAGCGGTTTCATTAGGCCATCCACTGGGATGTTCCGGAGTTAGAATCCTGATTACGTTACTGAATGTACTGGAACAAAACAACGCAAAAATCGGTGCAGCTGCAATCTGTAATGGTGGCGGTGGCGCTTCTGCAATGGTGATTGAGAGAATCTAATTTGTAAAGTAATTTTTTTAGTCTTAGTTTTGTATTTTTATCTAAATTAAGTAATGTTCGGAATCTGCAATTTAGCCATCATCCCGTTAAGAAGTGAGCCCAATCACCGAAGTGAATTAGTTTCGCAGGTATTGTTTGGAGAACACTTTCAAATTATTGAGGAAAATCCGGAATGGAGTAAGATCCAACTGGCCTTCGACGATTATACCGGGTGGATTGATAACAAGCAGTACCAGTCAATTTCTGAAAATGAATACTTTCAATTGCAGGAGGATTCACTCGTATTGAATTCCGATCTGATCGAATACATTACAGCGCCGAATAACCTGTTGATCCCTATTCCATTGGGGGCATCCCTTACATTTTTGAACCATCAAAACATCAATACGTCCAATTTTGAGTTTGAAGGCCTAAAGATTACCGGGACAAAGCCAAAATCGAATCTGATCAACACTGCTTTTATGTACCTGAATACCCCTTACTTATGGGGCGGTAAGACGCCTTACGGTATTGATTGTTCCGGGTTTACACAAATGGTATACAAGTTAAACGGTTATAAAATACTGCGTGACGCATCACAGCAGGCCGCAATGGGAGAAGCACTAAGCTTTATTGAAGAGAGCGAACCCGGCGACCTGGCCTTTTTTGACAATGAAGAAGGCAAGATCATCCATGTTGGTATGATCATGGATAATAATTATATCATCCATGCCCATGGTAAAGTGCGCATTGACCGGCTCGACCACTTGGGGATTTATAATGTAGATACCAAAAGGCATACCCACAAACTCCGGGTAATTAAAAAAATTATATAATAGTTTATCAATACCAAACCTGTTCTTCTGAACAGGTTTTTTTTGCTTTGCAGGAATTAACCCTAAAATAAATGCGGGTTTACCGTAGGTTACTACAGCCAATTTACGATATTTGCCAATATTCTGTTAATTCAAAACTTGCTTCCCTCTTATGGCGCACCATCACTTACGAAAAGACCGAACTTGCCTGAATTGCAATTATGTCGTTGAAAACCGGTTTTGCTCCCGTTGCGGACAGGAAAACACAGAAACACGTCAATCTTTTGCACATTTAGTAACGCACTTCTTTGAAGATTTTACGCATTATGACAACTACTTCTGGAAAACAATAAAAACCCTCCTTTTTAAACCCGCAGTCCTTACCAAAGAATATTTAGCAGGTAAAAGGCAACTGTATGTACCTCCTGTTAAACTGTATATTTTTATCAGTTTTATTACCTTCCTGACCGTGGGATTATTACAATCTGATGATAATGAAGCGGAAACAGACCGTAACCTCAATGAAGCACTGAAATTAGAAAAAAAAGATGAAGCTACTTCAGGACAACAGAGAGGGCGCGATAATGATGACTTAGCTTACATTTCTGAATACAACTTTAATAGCATCCACGAAATGGATTCTATACAAAAAACACTGCCACCCCCAAAAAGGCTTAAGGGCATGAATCACTGGATGGCAACTAAACTCATCCAAATAAAGGAAAATACCCGTAAGGAAGGCTTTAGTGAAAAATTCCGGGAGTCCTTCCTCCATAATGTGCCCAAAGTACTATTCATTTACATGCCCTTTTTTGCTTTTGGCTTATGGGTAATGCACAACAAAAAGAAATGGTATTTCTTTGATCACGGCATTTTTACGCTGCACTATTTTTCGTTTTTGCTGATTTCCTATCTGATCCCGTTCCTTATAGGTTCTTTGTTATCCCTGGTCGATTGGATGGAAATAGATGGGATCATGCATCTGGGATTTTTAGCCTGGTCTTTCTTTTATTTCTTCCGCTCACATAGCAAATTCTATGGTGAGCGAAAAGCAATCTCCAGGCTAAAGGGAATGGTACTCTTTGTTATCAATATGTTTTTTATAACCCTATTGCTTCTGGTATTATTCATCTATAGCGTATTAAACATCCATTAGGCAAAAGCATACAAATCCATATAAAAACTCCCGTACCTGTGAAGGCCGGGAGTTTTTTTATCGTACGAAATGATCTGTTTTTATTGTCCGTCACTTCGGAGTCGGTCCAGTAATAAATTCAGGTCTACCGTAGCAAAGCCCGAACTGTGGTCTGATAAGCCATAAGGTATAATCAATTCGCCGTTGTGGATAATCGAACCACAGGAGTACACAACGTTAGGTACATACCCTTCTCGTTCATCCGGATTAGGCATGATCAGTGGTTCTTTTAACCTTCCGATTTCAATTTCAGGATTATCAATATCCAAAAGTGAGGCCCCGATACAATAGCGTCGCATAGGCCCTACCGCATGGGTCATAATCAGCCATCCGTATTCCGTTTCAATTGGAGAACCACAATTTCCAATTTGGACTAATTCCCATGGATATTTAGGGCTTTGTATTTTGATCGGGTTTTCCCAGATATTAATATGGTCAGAATACATCAGGTAATTATTCCAGCCATCAATACGCGACATCATCACATATTTACCATTTATTTTTCTCGGGAACAACGCCAGATTTTTATTTTGTGCCCCATCGCCGTTCAGCGGGCTGGTTTTAAAATCATAAAAGTCATAGGTATGCAGTAATTTCGGCATAATATGCGCACCATCATAGGCGGTATACGTAGCATAATAGACTACTACCCCGTTCTCTTTTGTGAATTTTACAAAACGTGCATCTTCAATTCCTTTGCGTTCAAAGTCAGAAATAGGGAAAATCACACGATCACTAATATCGGTATCTTTTGAAAAACAAATCTTGCGATAACTGTCGGATAATGCCAGGATCTGGTTGAACTGGTTGTTCGTCTTGACATCAACTTCCTTGTCTTTGGCTTCCAACACAAGGCGTTTTAAACTTTCGTAATCAAAACGATCTCCAAGCTGGGAATCCACTGTTTTCAGGAAATCAGGATTGATTTCAGCTTCCTCACCTTTTTTCAGGAAGAGTTTCTTGTTGTAAATCATATTGTGAATCTTTTCGGCTTCATCAATATAATTTCCTGCTGGAATCACTGTAATATTATTATAGCGGTCGATTAAGGCTCTCCGGAATACTACAGAAGAAACATGGCCCTCACCTACTGCCCTAAAGCTAATCAAAACGCGAAGTTGCCCTTCTTCCAGATTCGTCTGGTCCGGATCAGGCACGATCGAAGGATTGAAAAAAGCAGCAGACTCAATCGAGTATTCATGCGTAAAATAAGAGCCTATTAATAGTTTCGTATTATAATTCAGTGTCTCATAGTCAATTCCTAATTTTTCAATGTAAGGCTTTATGCGTTCGCAATGGTGCATCAGTTTTTTGGTGATGTTACGATGCCGTTTTGAAAAGTCCTGCAGTAATGGGGATAAAATTGAAAATACCATGTCATCTTCCAGTTCCAGTACTTTCTTGATCAGCTCAATGGCGCGTTCTTCACCATTAAAAAAATAACGTGCTATAACGCGTCTTGCATCTGGAGTTACCTTTACCGGCTTTCTTTCTACGGATAATCTCATAAGGGGTTAATTTTGCAAATTAATATACAGTGAGGCCTACACAAGGCCCCATAATTTTCAATATTCTAAAGTACGATTTCTGACCGAAAAACCATGGTTGTGAATCTTAAATTTAAGAGAAAAATCAGATCGGCAGCCTATAACGCAATTATCCACGGGATTCATTACGTGGTTATCGTGCTGAAGCCTACTGATGTACCCTTAGTTATTTACCGGGTTTACGCAGTTCATGCGCAGCATAAGGCTTCGTTATCCGGAACCGTACCTTAAATTATATACTATATTTAACAGTATTCGGATTTCTTATTACTAAATTTAATAGCCTAAAAAATCTACAATACTTTATTAAATCATGGAATTAATCTGGACAGAAGTTACCCTGCGTCTTATTATGGCTGCGGGTTTGGGAGCTATTATCGGACTGGAACGGGAACGAAAAGACTGGGCAGCAGGGATGCGAACCCACATGATGGTCTGTCTGGGTGCTTCATTAACCATGATTGTATCCTGTTATGGCTTCTCCGATGTCCTGAATAATGACCATGTTACTCTTGACCCCTCCCGTGTGGCCGCTCAGGTAATCAGTGGGATCGGGTTCCTTGGTGCCGGAACCATACTCTTTTTGCGTCCGGGTACTGTAAGGGGATTAACCACCGCTTCCGGATTGTGGACCGTTGCTGCAATTGGCCTCGCTGCCGGAGGAGGAATGTATTATGCCGCTGGAATCTCTACCGTATTAGCCTTGGTTATTTTATGGCTGCTACAACCGGTACAGCGCAGGATTGCTACCCGGTACAAAAAGAAAACCCTTGTCATTACCGCATTCCCATCTGCCGACTCCAAAGTTATTATTGAGAAGATTATGGACAATAAGTTTTTGGATTTTCCCAATTTCTCCATGAACAAAAGTGACAAGCACTACGAAATACAGGTACAATTCAATAGTATCAATAAAATTAAAATGGCAGAAATAATAAAAGAATTGCATTCGATCGAAGCAATCAAAAAAATAGAATGGATCACAACCTAAAAAACAAAGCGTATGATATTCCTGAT
The Flavobacterium kingsejongi genome window above contains:
- a CDS encoding acetyl-CoA C-acyltransferase; the encoded protein is MNTKVVIVSAARTPIGSFMGALSTVSAPQLGAAAIKGALGKINLDINLVDEVIMGNVVQAGVGQAPARQAARFAGLPDSVIATTVNKVCASGMKAVSQGVQAILSGDAEIVIAGGMENMSMIPHYVHMRNGNKFGPATMIDGMQKDGLTDAYDNNAMGVCADLCATEYKITREEQDANAIQSYERAAKAWEAGKFDNEVVPVAVPQRKGDPIMVTRDEEYTNVKLDKIPALNPVFTKDGTVTAANASTINDGAGAVILMTEEKAKALGLQPLAYITGYADAEQEPKWFTTSPSKALPKALKKAGVAIEDVDFFEFNEAFAVVGIANAKILGLNDSKINVNGGAVSLGHPLGCSGVRILITLLNVLEQNNAKIGAAAICNGGGGASAMVIERI
- a CDS encoding C40 family peptidase gives rise to the protein MFGICNLAIIPLRSEPNHRSELVSQVLFGEHFQIIEENPEWSKIQLAFDDYTGWIDNKQYQSISENEYFQLQEDSLVLNSDLIEYITAPNNLLIPIPLGASLTFLNHQNINTSNFEFEGLKITGTKPKSNLINTAFMYLNTPYLWGGKTPYGIDCSGFTQMVYKLNGYKILRDASQQAAMGEALSFIEESEPGDLAFFDNEEGKIIHVGMIMDNNYIIHAHGKVRIDRLDHLGIYNVDTKRHTHKLRVIKKII
- a CDS encoding DUF3667 domain-containing protein; the protein is MAHHHLRKDRTCLNCNYVVENRFCSRCGQENTETRQSFAHLVTHFFEDFTHYDNYFWKTIKTLLFKPAVLTKEYLAGKRQLYVPPVKLYIFISFITFLTVGLLQSDDNEAETDRNLNEALKLEKKDEATSGQQRGRDNDDLAYISEYNFNSIHEMDSIQKTLPPPKRLKGMNHWMATKLIQIKENTRKEGFSEKFRESFLHNVPKVLFIYMPFFAFGLWVMHNKKKWYFFDHGIFTLHYFSFLLISYLIPFLIGSLLSLVDWMEIDGIMHLGFLAWSFFYFFRSHSKFYGERKAISRLKGMVLFVINMFFITLLLLVLFIYSVLNIH
- a CDS encoding glycoside hydrolase family 130 protein, coding for MRLSVERKPVKVTPDARRVIARYFFNGEERAIELIKKVLELEDDMVFSILSPLLQDFSKRHRNITKKLMHHCERIKPYIEKLGIDYETLNYNTKLLIGSYFTHEYSIESAAFFNPSIVPDPDQTNLEEGQLRVLISFRAVGEGHVSSVVFRRALIDRYNNITVIPAGNYIDEAEKIHNMIYNKKLFLKKGEEAEINPDFLKTVDSQLGDRFDYESLKRLVLEAKDKEVDVKTNNQFNQILALSDSYRKICFSKDTDISDRVIFPISDFERKGIEDARFVKFTKENGVVVYYATYTAYDGAHIMPKLLHTYDFYDFKTSPLNGDGAQNKNLALFPRKINGKYVMMSRIDGWNNYLMYSDHINIWENPIKIQSPKYPWELVQIGNCGSPIETEYGWLIMTHAVGPMRRYCIGASLLDIDNPEIEIGRLKEPLIMPNPDEREGYVPNVVYSCGSIIHNGELIIPYGLSDHSSGFATVDLNLLLDRLRSDGQ
- a CDS encoding MgtC/SapB family protein, with product MELIWTEVTLRLIMAAGLGAIIGLERERKDWAAGMRTHMMVCLGASLTMIVSCYGFSDVLNNDHVTLDPSRVAAQVISGIGFLGAGTILFLRPGTVRGLTTASGLWTVAAIGLAAGGGMYYAAGISTVLALVILWLLQPVQRRIATRYKKKTLVITAFPSADSKVIIEKIMDNKFLDFPNFSMNKSDKHYEIQVQFNSINKIKMAEIIKELHSIEAIKKIEWITT